ACAAACCGACCTGTGGGAGCAACGCTTTGAGCACGACTAACCATGATCACCATGTCTACGTTTTGATGGGCGTCTCTGGAAGCGGTAAATCTGCCGTCGCCAGCGAAGTCGCTTATCAGCTGCACGCCGCGTTTCTTGATGGTGATTTCCTCCATCCGCGCAGCAACATCGTCAAGATGTCCTCCGGCGAAGCGCTGAACGACGACGACCGCAAACCGTGGTTGCAGGCCCTGAACGACGCCGCTTTCGCGATGCAGCGCACCAATAAAGTGTCGCTGATCGTTTGTTCAGCCCTGAAAAAAACCTACCGCGACCTGCTGCGCAAAGGCAATCCGAACCTCTCCTTTATCTACATGAAAGGCGATTTCGAGGTGATCGAAAGCCGCCTGAAAGCGCGTAAAGGCCACTTCTTCAAGACCCAAATGCTGGTGACGCAGTTTGAAACGCTGCAAGAGCCGGGCGCGGACGAAGCTGACGTGCTGGTGGTCGATATCGATCAGCCGCTGGAAGGCGTTGTCGCGAGTACCATCGAGTTAATCAACAAAGGCAGTAAGTAGTGACTACATTAACGCTGGTTTTAACAGCAGTCGGCTCAGTATTGCTGCTGCTGTTTTTAGTGATGAAGGCGCGTATGCACGCCTTCGTTGCTTTGATGGTGGTGTCTATTGGTGCAGGGCTTTTCTCGGGGATGCCGCTCGATAAAATCGCTGACACGATGCAAAAAGGGATGGGCGGTACGCTCGGCTTCCTCGCGATTGTGGTCGCGCTGGGGGCGATGTTCGGCAAAATTCTGCATGAGACCGGCGCGGTCGATCAGATTGCCGTCAAAATGCTGAAATCCTTCGGGCACAGTCGGGCGCATTACGCGATAGGCCTCGCAGGGCTTATCTGTGCGCTGCCGCTGTTCTTCGAAGTGGCTATCGTGCTGTTAATTAGCGTCGCGTTTTCCATGGCGCGTCACACCGGGACCAACCTGGTGAAACTGGTGATTCCTCTGTTTGCGGGTGTGGCTGCGGCTGCGGCATTCCTGCTGCCTGGGCCTGCGCCGATGCTGCTGGCTTCGCAGATGCACGCTGATTTTGGCTGGATGATTTTGATTGGCCTGTGCGCGGCCATTCCGGGGATGATTATTGCCGGGCCGCTGTGGGGTAATTTCATCAGCCGTCACGTTGAGCTGCACATTCCGGACGATATCTCCGAGCCGCATCTGGGCGAAGGCAAAATGCCGAGCTTTGGTTTCAGCCTCGCGCTTATCCTGCTGCCGCTGGTGCTGGTTGGCCTGAAAACTATCGCCGCTCACTTTGTGCCGCAGGGTTCTACGGCGTATGAGTGGTTCGAGTTTATCGGCCATCCATTTACTGCCATCCTCGTCGCGTGTCTGGTGGCGATTTACGGCCTGGCGATGCGTCAGGGCATGCCGAAAGACCGCGTGATGGAAATCTGCGGTGCGGCGCTGCAACCGGCGGGGATTATTCTGCTGGTGATCGGTGCGGGCGGCGTGTTCAAACAGGTGCTGGTGGATTCCGGTGTGGGCCCGGCGCTCGGTGAAGCGTTGACCGGCATGGGCCTGCCGATTGCCATTACCTGCTTCGTGCTGGCGGCAGCGGTGCGCATCATTCAGGGTTCCGCTACCGTTGCGTGTCTGACGGCGGTCGGCCTGGTGATGCCGGTCATTGAGCAGCTGCATTACAGCGGCGCGCAGATGGCGGCCCTGTCTATCT
This DNA window, taken from Scandinavium goeteborgense, encodes the following:
- the gntK gene encoding gluconokinase — protein: MSTTNHDHHVYVLMGVSGSGKSAVASEVAYQLHAAFLDGDFLHPRSNIVKMSSGEALNDDDRKPWLQALNDAAFAMQRTNKVSLIVCSALKKTYRDLLRKGNPNLSFIYMKGDFEVIESRLKARKGHFFKTQMLVTQFETLQEPGADEADVLVVDIDQPLEGVVASTIELINKGSK
- the gntU gene encoding gluconate transporter translates to MTTLTLVLTAVGSVLLLLFLVMKARMHAFVALMVVSIGAGLFSGMPLDKIADTMQKGMGGTLGFLAIVVALGAMFGKILHETGAVDQIAVKMLKSFGHSRAHYAIGLAGLICALPLFFEVAIVLLISVAFSMARHTGTNLVKLVIPLFAGVAAAAAFLLPGPAPMLLASQMHADFGWMILIGLCAAIPGMIIAGPLWGNFISRHVELHIPDDISEPHLGEGKMPSFGFSLALILLPLVLVGLKTIAAHFVPQGSTAYEWFEFIGHPFTAILVACLVAIYGLAMRQGMPKDRVMEICGAALQPAGIILLVIGAGGVFKQVLVDSGVGPALGEALTGMGLPIAITCFVLAAAVRIIQGSATVACLTAVGLVMPVIEQLHYSGAQMAALSICIAGGSIVVSHVNDAGFWLFGKFTGATEAQTLKTWTMMETILGTVGAIVGMIAFTLLS